One genomic segment of Chitinibacter sp. FCG-7 includes these proteins:
- a CDS encoding NAD-dependent epimerase/dehydratase family protein, whose amino-acid sequence MRKKRLLIIGCGDVIRRALPWLLQRFKVYATARRADKALQLHTLGIHPIVADLDQRRTLARLAGLADLIIHSTPPGEGKADLRTRRLLAALSQPRTCGALAPQNAILAQRSIVYISTSGVYGDHGGAWIDETSPQLASTGRALRRISAENQLRQWARAQSAKRRVCLLRAPGIYALDRLPTARIARGEPGIIASEDSVSNHIHADDLAHAVCLALFRGLPQRSYNIVDDAPHTMSEWFDQVSDFTALPRVAKLSREDAQSQLSPTMWSYMNESRQLSNQRAKRELRWRLQYPTTEAFFHANQGRYIATRKY is encoded by the coding sequence GTGCGAAAAAAACGCTTGTTAATTATTGGTTGCGGTGACGTTATTCGGCGGGCACTGCCCTGGCTACTGCAGCGTTTCAAGGTGTATGCCACTGCACGCAGAGCCGATAAAGCGCTACAGCTGCATACCCTAGGCATCCACCCCATCGTCGCCGATCTGGATCAGCGCCGGACTTTAGCGCGCTTGGCAGGCCTAGCTGATCTGATCATCCACAGCACGCCGCCCGGCGAAGGCAAAGCTGACCTGCGTACTCGCCGCCTGCTGGCCGCGCTCTCGCAGCCGCGAACCTGCGGCGCGCTCGCCCCGCAAAACGCGATTTTAGCACAGCGCAGCATCGTCTATATCAGCACCAGTGGCGTTTACGGCGACCATGGCGGTGCGTGGATTGACGAAACCTCGCCGCAATTGGCCAGTACCGGCCGGGCGTTGCGCCGCATCAGCGCGGAAAATCAGCTGCGGCAATGGGCACGTGCTCAATCAGCCAAGCGCCGCGTCTGCCTGCTGCGCGCGCCGGGGATTTATGCGCTTGATCGCCTGCCTACCGCCCGCATTGCACGCGGCGAGCCGGGCATCATCGCCAGCGAAGACAGCGTGAGCAATCATATTCACGCCGATGATCTGGCGCATGCGGTCTGCTTGGCGCTGTTTCGCGGCCTGCCGCAGCGTAGCTACAATATTGTCGACGATGCGCCGCACACGATGAGCGAATGGTTTGACCAAGTATCCGACTTCACCGCCCTGCCCCGCGTGGCCAAACTCAGCCGCGAAGACGCACAAAGCCAGCTCTCGCCGACGATGTGGTCGTATATGAACGAATCGCGCCAGCTCAGTAATCAGCGCGCCAAACGTGAATTGCGCTGGCGGCTGCAATACCCGACAACCGAGGCGTTTTTCCATGCCAATCAAGGCAGGTATATCGCTACAAGAAAATACTAG
- a CDS encoding CDP-6-deoxy-delta-3,4-glucoseen reductase — MSKQLIIEPSGQQLSVFDGETLLDAAMREGFNMPYGCKNGSCGACKGKVLSGEVAHGDHSASALTASEVAQGLALFCCATPVSDSVSIECREVTATKDIQIRTLPTRIEKIDKVSHDVAVLTLKLPSTERLQFLAGQYIDIHTKTGNKRSFSIANAPHQEGYLELHIRHVPGGEFSGYVWETMKEREIFRFTGPLGSFFLREDSDKPIIFIATGTGFAPIKGIIEHALHHNTQREMVLYWGCRSLDDLYMPAVPSDWQQQHPNFTFIPVLSAPKPQDQWQGRTGLVHEAVLADFANLAHYQVYACGAPVMVEAAVKGCVAQGLPAEEFYSDAFFSSKDLK; from the coding sequence ATGAGCAAGCAACTTATCATTGAACCTTCAGGTCAGCAACTGAGCGTGTTTGACGGTGAAACCCTGCTGGATGCAGCGATGCGCGAGGGCTTTAATATGCCCTATGGCTGCAAAAACGGCTCATGCGGCGCGTGCAAAGGGAAAGTACTCAGCGGCGAAGTAGCGCACGGCGATCATTCGGCCAGCGCCTTGACCGCGAGCGAAGTAGCGCAAGGGCTGGCGCTGTTCTGTTGCGCCACGCCGGTGAGCGATAGCGTCAGCATCGAATGCCGCGAAGTCACCGCCACCAAAGACATCCAGATCAGAACGCTGCCTACCCGCATCGAAAAAATCGACAAGGTGTCGCACGACGTGGCCGTGCTCACGCTCAAGCTGCCGTCGACCGAGCGGCTGCAGTTTCTGGCTGGCCAATACATCGACATCCACACCAAAACCGGCAATAAACGCAGCTTCTCGATTGCCAATGCGCCGCATCAGGAAGGCTATCTCGAATTGCACATCCGTCATGTGCCGGGCGGCGAGTTTTCCGGCTATGTGTGGGAGACAATGAAAGAGCGCGAAATTTTCCGCTTCACCGGCCCGCTGGGTAGCTTCTTTTTACGCGAAGACTCAGACAAGCCGATTATCTTTATCGCCACCGGCACCGGCTTTGCGCCGATCAAAGGCATTATCGAACACGCGCTGCACCACAACACCCAGCGCGAAATGGTGCTGTACTGGGGCTGTCGCTCGCTCGACGATTTGTACATGCCCGCCGTGCCGTCCGACTGGCAGCAGCAACACCCCAATTTCACCTTTATTCCAGTGCTCTCTGCGCCCAAGCCGCAAGACCAATGGCAAGGCCGCACCGGCTTGGTTCACGAAGCGGTATTGGCTGATTTTGCCAATCTGGCGCACTACCAAGTCTATGCTTGCGGTGCACCCGTGATGGTCGAAGCGGCAGTAAAAGGCTGCGTCGCCCAAGGCCTACCGGCCGAAGAGTTTTACTCGGATGCGTTTTTTAGCAGTAAAGATTTAAAATAA
- a CDS encoding reverse transcriptase domain-containing protein has translation MSQPSQSNPNLSNSALPPNSREAILQRMRDSSKDEVILEEMRRQGFWPKDEPSPEQAAALALIEREGELVRALHDLSQQLHQVEDPQAALKAMRKERMRLAREKREVTRRQQAQRRYDRALAWHTQQQNDITYLGEDVSQGLADPRCDEARLASKGLPHFSSVAVLAQAMGVTVAELRFLSFSRNVTRISHYRRFTVPKKTGGVRLISAPMPRLKRLQYWILEQILLKLPVHAAAQGFVAGRSIVSNATPHTGQAVVVNFDLQDFFPSIHWQRVSGLFQSMGYSKQLATILALICSETPCDEVAVDGAHYFVQTGVRRLPQGAPSSPALTNLLCRRLDTRLSALAQRLGFRYTRYADDMTFSAADDNQLARLLWQAKQVIREEGFTLHPDKQKVMRRHKRQEVTGIVVNQQPAVCRETLRRFRAVLFQVEQTGPTGKHWNGNENVLAALAGYAQFIVMVDAEKGRPLLARVRAAQLKWSAPETARSSYYRDFRTSSSKGIAPKGITQMAQRAIPIIELTQEQHQQAKQSAQQPNSQRAVPPVDPDVVLLEQQQAPPLAAHADTPVSVYLQIAVAFLALMLIGLLSLNYLLSAGSIVWVCYCMQKRKFSWWGFLLVLIVCRWLWQQI, from the coding sequence ATGAGCCAGCCGAGCCAGTCCAATCCGAATCTGTCCAATTCTGCCCTGCCGCCCAATAGCCGCGAAGCCATTTTGCAGCGCATGCGCGATAGCAGTAAGGACGAGGTGATTCTAGAAGAAATGCGCCGTCAGGGCTTCTGGCCCAAAGATGAGCCGTCCCCCGAGCAAGCAGCTGCCCTTGCATTGATCGAACGTGAAGGTGAGCTGGTGCGTGCTTTGCACGATTTAAGCCAGCAGCTGCATCAAGTGGAAGATCCGCAAGCGGCACTGAAAGCCATGCGGAAGGAGCGAATGCGCCTAGCGCGAGAAAAGCGCGAAGTCACCCGCCGCCAGCAAGCCCAACGCCGTTATGATCGCGCGCTTGCTTGGCATACGCAGCAGCAAAACGATATTACTTATTTGGGTGAAGACGTATCGCAAGGCTTGGCTGATCCGCGCTGCGATGAAGCGCGGCTGGCAAGCAAGGGCCTGCCTCATTTCAGCAGCGTCGCCGTCTTGGCACAAGCGATGGGGGTGACGGTGGCCGAGCTGCGTTTTCTGAGCTTTAGCCGCAATGTCACGCGAATCAGTCACTACCGGCGTTTTACTGTACCAAAAAAAACCGGCGGGGTGCGGCTGATTTCTGCGCCGATGCCGCGCTTGAAACGATTGCAATACTGGATTTTGGAGCAAATTTTGCTGAAATTACCAGTGCACGCCGCAGCGCAAGGCTTTGTCGCTGGACGCTCGATCGTTAGCAATGCCACGCCACACACCGGACAGGCGGTGGTGGTCAACTTCGACTTACAAGATTTCTTTCCATCTATACACTGGCAGCGCGTATCGGGCCTATTCCAGTCTATGGGCTATTCCAAGCAGTTGGCGACGATTTTGGCGCTGATTTGCAGCGAAACGCCCTGCGATGAAGTGGCAGTCGACGGCGCACACTATTTTGTCCAAACCGGCGTGCGGCGTTTGCCACAAGGCGCGCCCTCTAGCCCGGCGCTGACCAATTTACTATGCCGCAGGCTCGATACGCGGCTTAGTGCGCTGGCGCAGCGCTTGGGTTTTCGCTATACCCGCTACGCCGACGACATGACTTTTTCTGCAGCAGACGATAACCAATTAGCGCGACTATTATGGCAAGCCAAGCAAGTGATTCGGGAAGAAGGCTTTACGCTGCACCCCGACAAACAAAAAGTGATGCGCCGCCATAAACGGCAAGAAGTCACCGGGATTGTCGTCAATCAGCAGCCTGCGGTCTGCCGCGAAACTCTGCGCCGCTTTCGGGCGGTGCTGTTTCAAGTTGAGCAAACGGGGCCGACCGGCAAGCACTGGAATGGAAACGAAAATGTATTGGCTGCGTTAGCCGGCTACGCGCAGTTTATCGTGATGGTCGATGCTGAAAAAGGCCGCCCGCTACTGGCCCGAGTACGTGCCGCGCAACTGAAATGGTCTGCACCAGAAACAGCCCGCAGCAGCTACTACCGCGATTTTCGCACGTCCAGCAGCAAGGGTATTGCCCCGAAGGGCATTACTCAAATGGCACAGCGTGCAATACCCATTATTGAGCTAACTCAAGAGCAGCACCAGCAGGCCAAACAATCAGCGCAGCAGCCAAACAGCCAGCGCGCAGTGCCCCCAGTCGATCCAGATGTGGTGCTACTCGAACAGCAGCAAGCACCGCCACTGGCTGCCCATGCCGACACACCGGTCAGCGTTTATCTGCAAATCGCCGTAGCGTTTTTGGCGTTAATGCTGATCGGCTTGCTATCGCTCAATTACTTGCTCTCGGCAGGCAGTATTGTCTGGGTCTGTTATTGCATGCAAAAACGCAAATTCAGTTGGTGGGGGTTTTTACTGGTACTGATTGTTTGCCGATGGCTGTGGCAACAGATTTAA
- a CDS encoding DNA-3-methyladenine glycosylase I — MQKFAEIQARAIERKGGAQALQDLLPSVASEAQFLALPDHRILAMMCKAINQAGFNWTVISNKWPQFEEAFFGFDVDKLAMLSAEQWEAYCNDTRVVRHWPKIKALMENVSFVQAYSHEHGSFARFLNTYPASRQVELMAFLKSHGSRLGGQTGQWLLRYIGKDAFVLTQDVVLALQLAGLDIPDQPTSKRDLNKIQQLFNDWADETGLPYTHLGKIAAYSVGVNYESQLIQHESSKFKAVIE, encoded by the coding sequence ATGCAAAAATTCGCTGAAATCCAAGCCCGTGCCATTGAGCGTAAAGGTGGCGCACAAGCTTTGCAGGATTTATTGCCCTCGGTGGCGAGCGAGGCACAGTTTTTGGCGCTACCCGATCACCGAATTCTGGCAATGATGTGCAAAGCCATTAATCAGGCCGGCTTTAACTGGACAGTGATTAGCAATAAATGGCCGCAGTTTGAGGAGGCTTTTTTCGGTTTTGATGTTGATAAGCTGGCGATGCTATCCGCCGAGCAATGGGAAGCATATTGCAACGACACGCGCGTGGTGCGGCATTGGCCGAAGATTAAAGCGCTGATGGAAAACGTGAGTTTCGTGCAGGCGTATAGCCATGAACACGGCAGCTTTGCGCGCTTTCTGAACACATACCCTGCCTCGCGACAAGTCGAGCTGATGGCGTTTCTCAAAAGCCACGGCAGCCGCTTGGGCGGACAAACGGGGCAATGGTTACTGCGCTACATCGGGAAAGATGCGTTTGTTTTAACGCAAGATGTGGTATTGGCGCTGCAGTTGGCAGGACTGGATATTCCCGATCAACCAACGAGCAAACGCGATTTAAATAAAATCCAGCAGCTATTTAATGACTGGGCCGATGAAACCGGCCTGCCCTACACGCATCTAGGCAAAATCGCCGCCTATTCGGTGGGCGTGAATTACGAAAGCCAGCTAATTCAGCATGAAAGTAGCAAATTCAAAGCGGTGATTGAGTAA
- a CDS encoding potassium channel family protein — protein MLRRLRAPIVTLIAIYGIAVLGLVLIPGIDANGQPYHIDFFHAFYFISYTATSIGFGEIPNPFTYQQRLWVLCCIYLAVTGWAYTIGSIFGLMRDESLRKAIAQARFRNKVQRISEPFYLICGYGQTARLLCKVLDDLDIRFVIVEQRAERVNEIALANFKFDTPSFAGDASNPELLKIAGIEHKHCIGILGITGNEEANLAIAISAYVLRPKLLSICRSRNQAVAENMASFGTNKVINLFQTVGRKFSRRLQQPMISRVCDILADFPGKTITEEPSPPIGHWVIVGYGRFGTAVHKSLLAAGCTVTVIDPEPQSDLDHDHFILALGVDAASLRQAGIERAVGLLVSHDHDANNLSALATAREINPALFTVARQNLTHNHLLFEAFKPNITSIRAEIIAHECLRAMENPLLADAMALIQQQSEEWAQSLLPQLLNLCHGEVPEIWRIRFNAQNASSVHAMLAQPVPPLRIGHYTHDALNHGNTLHCLALLHRHAGHDQLLPGSETLLQFGDELLFIGDHHARLAHSAVQESIALLDYIRTGEEQAQSWIFRRIAQWQKDRQASNQASNDTQTSTETD, from the coding sequence ATGCTACGGCGCCTACGCGCGCCGATTGTCACGCTGATTGCCATTTACGGCATCGCCGTGCTGGGCTTGGTGCTGATCCCCGGCATTGATGCCAATGGCCAGCCCTATCATATTGATTTTTTCCACGCGTTTTATTTCATTAGCTACACCGCCACCTCAATCGGCTTTGGCGAGATACCCAACCCGTTTACCTATCAGCAAAGGCTGTGGGTCTTGTGCTGTATTTATCTGGCGGTGACCGGGTGGGCGTATACGATAGGCTCGATCTTCGGCCTGATGCGCGATGAATCGCTGCGCAAAGCCATTGCGCAGGCGCGCTTTCGCAATAAGGTACAGCGCATTAGCGAGCCTTTTTATCTGATTTGCGGCTACGGGCAGACTGCCCGGCTGTTGTGCAAGGTGCTCGATGATCTGGACATTCGCTTTGTCATCGTCGAGCAGCGCGCCGAGCGGGTGAACGAGATTGCGCTGGCCAATTTCAAATTTGACACCCCCAGCTTTGCAGGCGATGCATCCAACCCCGAGCTATTGAAAATCGCCGGTATCGAGCACAAACATTGCATTGGCATTCTGGGTATTACCGGCAACGAAGAAGCCAATCTGGCCATTGCCATCAGCGCCTACGTCTTGCGGCCCAAGCTGCTGTCGATCTGCCGCAGCCGCAATCAGGCCGTAGCCGAAAACATGGCCTCGTTTGGCACCAACAAGGTGATCAATCTGTTTCAAACCGTAGGGCGCAAATTCAGCCGCCGCCTGCAGCAGCCGATGATTTCGCGCGTTTGCGACATTCTGGCTGATTTTCCCGGCAAAACCATTACCGAGGAGCCCAGCCCGCCGATAGGCCACTGGGTGATTGTGGGTTACGGGCGCTTTGGCACTGCGGTGCATAAATCATTGCTGGCTGCCGGGTGCACCGTCACGGTGATCGACCCCGAACCGCAAAGCGATCTGGATCATGATCACTTTATCCTCGCGCTGGGCGTTGACGCCGCATCGCTGCGCCAAGCCGGCATCGAGCGCGCCGTAGGGCTGCTGGTCAGTCACGATCACGACGCCAACAATCTCTCGGCGCTGGCCACCGCACGCGAAATCAACCCAGCGCTATTTACCGTAGCGCGGCAAAACCTGACGCACAATCACCTGCTATTTGAAGCGTTCAAACCCAATATCACGTCGATCCGCGCCGAAATCATCGCGCACGAATGCCTGCGCGCCATGGAAAACCCGCTACTGGCCGACGCCATGGCGCTGATCCAGCAGCAAAGCGAAGAATGGGCGCAAAGCCTACTGCCGCAATTGCTCAACCTGTGCCACGGTGAAGTGCCGGAAATCTGGCGCATCCGCTTCAACGCCCAGAATGCCAGCTCGGTACACGCCATGCTGGCGCAACCCGTGCCGCCGCTGCGCATCGGCCATTACACGCACGACGCACTGAACCACGGCAATACGCTGCATTGCCTGGCGCTACTACACCGACATGCGGGCCACGACCAGCTACTGCCCGGCAGCGAAACGCTGCTGCAATTTGGCGACGAGCTGCTGTTTATTGGCGACCACCACGCCCGTCTGGCGCATAGTGCCGTGCAGGAAAGCATTGCCCTGCTCGACTATATCCGCACCGGCGAAGAGCAGGCACAAAGCTGGATATTCCGCCGCATCGCCCAATGGCAGAAAGACCGGCAAGCGAGCAATCAAGCCAGCAACGACACCCAAACCAGCACTGAAACCGATTAA
- a CDS encoding DUF6394 family protein produces the protein MNIEKVIFGFFILLAFTLNFGFVLGEIDVPHQHDVFELFLAIVINFIATALKFGDRTQVGALHLATSLVADLQLITASLVWGHAVYVSGVGMTPAVTSMVVSFAAGALAANLVSVVLLIGETLQHRR, from the coding sequence ATGAATATTGAAAAAGTTATTTTCGGATTTTTTATCCTGCTGGCGTTTACGCTCAATTTCGGTTTTGTGCTGGGTGAAATTGATGTACCGCACCAACACGATGTGTTTGAGCTATTTCTGGCGATAGTGATCAACTTTATCGCCACGGCGCTGAAGTTTGGCGACCGCACCCAGGTGGGCGCGCTGCACCTGGCCACCAGTCTGGTCGCCGATTTGCAATTGATTACCGCATCGCTGGTCTGGGGACATGCGGTGTATGTCTCCGGCGTGGGCATGACCCCAGCCGTGACGTCGATGGTGGTGTCGTTTGCCGCTGGCGCACTGGCCGCCAATCTGGTGTCGGTGGTGCTGCTGATTGGTGAAACCCTGCAGCATCGTCGCTAA
- a CDS encoding LysE/ArgO family amino acid transporter, which translates to MANSVFFQGMALCASLIMAIGAQNAFILRQGISRQHLFIAVITCIGCDFLLMSAGVLGMGKILQTLPELQSWMALAGAVFVFWFGWQALQKAIRPGQLQIDDATRSARTAKSVVVAALGFSLLNPHAILDTVVLVGGIGAQQAPANQPIFVLGAVSFSCLWFFSLAYGASKLAPLFAKPAAWRVLEALIALMMVAIGISLLKMA; encoded by the coding sequence ATGGCAAACAGCGTTTTTTTTCAGGGCATGGCTTTATGCGCCAGCCTGATTATGGCGATTGGGGCGCAGAATGCCTTTATCTTGCGCCAGGGCATTAGCCGCCAGCATCTGTTTATTGCGGTCATCACCTGCATTGGCTGCGACTTTTTGCTGATGTCAGCGGGCGTGCTGGGCATGGGCAAGATTTTGCAAACGCTACCCGAGCTGCAAAGCTGGATGGCGCTGGCAGGCGCGGTATTTGTATTCTGGTTTGGCTGGCAAGCGCTACAAAAAGCCATCCGCCCCGGCCAGCTGCAGATCGACGATGCAACCCGCAGCGCCAGAACAGCCAAAAGCGTGGTCGTCGCCGCACTGGGCTTTTCGCTGCTCAATCCGCACGCGATTCTGGATACAGTGGTGCTGGTCGGCGGCATTGGCGCGCAGCAGGCGCCTGCCAATCAGCCTATTTTTGTGCTGGGTGCGGTGAGCTTTTCCTGCTTGTGGTTTTTTTCGCTGGCTTATGGCGCGAGCAAACTGGCCCCGCTATTTGCCAAACCCGCAGCGTGGCGCGTACTGGAAGCTCTGATTGCGCTGATGATGGTGGCGATTGGTATTTCATTGCTCAAAATGGCCTAA
- a CDS encoding LysR family transcriptional regulator ArgP, translating into MQFDYKHAEALLAVIDSGSFEQAASALHLTASAVSQRVRQLEVQLGVPLLVRSRPCRATMAGQQLLQYLRRARLLEQDFLASFSGEAAAPLTVPLAVNADTLSTWLLPALSDFLIAENVLISLTVDDQDHTYALMQEGQALACVSAEPHAMQGCVVHELGILRYRMLASPAFHARWFARGYTRDAARQAPVMVFNRKDALQAGFLEQQFGLRVGAYPEHHVPASEPYLQSILLGLGSGMVPHLQADPLIARGELIDLAPQQPTDVTLYWHHWKVQSPRLERLSRRLVEAARGALLARA; encoded by the coding sequence ATGCAGTTTGACTACAAACACGCTGAAGCTTTGCTGGCGGTGATCGATAGCGGCAGCTTCGAGCAGGCGGCTAGCGCGCTGCATCTGACCGCTTCGGCGGTGTCGCAGCGGGTGCGCCAGCTGGAAGTGCAGCTGGGTGTGCCGCTGCTGGTGCGCTCGCGCCCTTGTCGCGCCACCATGGCGGGGCAGCAGCTCTTGCAGTATTTGCGCCGCGCCAGATTGCTGGAGCAGGATTTTCTGGCCAGTTTTTCTGGTGAAGCGGCTGCACCGCTAACGGTGCCACTGGCGGTGAATGCCGACACGCTCAGTACCTGGCTGCTGCCGGCGTTGAGCGATTTTTTGATTGCCGAAAATGTGCTGATCAGCCTGACGGTAGACGATCAGGATCACACCTATGCGCTGATGCAGGAAGGGCAAGCGTTGGCCTGTGTCTCGGCCGAGCCGCATGCCATGCAAGGCTGTGTGGTGCATGAGCTGGGTATTTTGCGTTATCGCATGCTGGCCTCGCCGGCGTTTCATGCGCGCTGGTTTGCCCGGGGTTATACGCGCGATGCGGCCCGACAGGCTCCGGTGATGGTGTTTAACCGCAAGGATGCTTTGCAGGCGGGCTTTCTGGAGCAGCAATTTGGCTTGCGGGTCGGGGCATATCCCGAACATCACGTACCGGCCAGCGAGCCGTATCTGCAATCAATCCTGCTGGGGCTGGGCAGCGGGATGGTGCCGCATCTGCAGGCCGATCCCTTGATTGCGCGTGGTGAGTTAATTGATCTGGCTCCGCAGCAGCCCACCGATGTCACGCTGTACTGGCACCACTGGAAGGTGCAATCGCCGCGTCTGGAGCGGCTTTCGCGCCGTCTGGTCGAGGCTGCGCGCGGGGCTCTGCTGGCGCGGGCTTGA
- a CDS encoding energy transducer TonB, with the protein MILDSKKTVAGVVLAHAAAFYLLAQAQRPQAPQEPIFMQAVPLAMGEVAPEPKPEPQKAQPKIKQKIKEVRQTVRQKVQERKVRAPSVQQEATPERSATMEVAAAKATQTEEVADRSSKTANDSAAAPSSGGQEGQSRQAEPVVSEPSFHANYLSNPKPPYPPASAALGEYGTVLLRVRVNAAGLTEQVEITKSSGYARLDASAERTVQRWRFVPAKRGDVAVAGTVIVPIKFLKPNT; encoded by the coding sequence ATGATTCTCGATAGCAAAAAAACTGTAGCCGGGGTTGTGCTGGCGCATGCCGCCGCCTTTTATCTGCTCGCACAAGCACAGCGCCCGCAGGCGCCGCAAGAGCCGATTTTTATGCAGGCCGTGCCGCTGGCCATGGGCGAAGTCGCCCCTGAACCCAAGCCCGAGCCACAAAAGGCGCAGCCCAAGATCAAGCAGAAGATCAAGGAAGTGCGCCAGACGGTTCGTCAGAAAGTGCAGGAGCGCAAGGTGCGAGCGCCGAGTGTGCAACAAGAGGCAACGCCAGAGCGCAGCGCAACGATGGAAGTGGCCGCTGCCAAAGCCACGCAAACCGAAGAAGTAGCGGATCGCAGCAGCAAAACGGCCAATGATTCGGCGGCTGCCCCGTCCAGCGGCGGTCAGGAAGGGCAGAGCCGACAGGCCGAGCCGGTGGTGAGCGAGCCGAGTTTTCATGCAAATTATTTAAGCAACCCCAAGCCGCCTTATCCGCCAGCTTCCGCTGCGCTGGGTGAATACGGCACGGTGTTGCTGCGTGTGCGGGTCAATGCTGCCGGTTTGACCGAGCAAGTAGAGATCACCAAAAGCAGCGGTTATGCGCGGCTGGATGCCAGCGCGGAAAGAACTGTACAGCGTTGGCGCTTTGTCCCCGCCAAACGCGGTGATGTTGCAGTAGCCGGTACTGTCATAGTGCCGATCAAATTTTTGAAACCGAATACTTGA
- a CDS encoding MotA/TolQ/ExbB proton channel family protein gives MDLSLVLHSGDPILQSVFALLVLMSVVSWVVIIARSRLLWVMKRHQQGFMSSFWEASDWQEALNLAAKHQAPAAKLARAGAESLRHYRAHEGGGLGKAVSLDDYLVRNLRTKLSQETAKMERGLTWLATTGSVAPFIGLFGTVWGIYHALVGIATSGSASLSTVAAPIGEALVATAAGLAVAIPAVIAYNAFIRTNRRFAQELDGFTHDLHAQLLTEGGHGVR, from the coding sequence ATGGATTTATCGTTGGTTTTGCATTCGGGTGATCCGATTTTGCAATCGGTCTTTGCTTTGCTGGTGCTGATGTCGGTGGTGAGCTGGGTGGTGATTATTGCGCGCTCGCGTTTGCTGTGGGTGATGAAGCGCCATCAGCAGGGCTTTATGAGCTCATTCTGGGAGGCGAGCGACTGGCAGGAAGCACTGAATCTGGCCGCCAAACACCAGGCGCCTGCAGCCAAGCTGGCGCGTGCCGGTGCCGAAAGCCTGCGTCACTACCGTGCGCATGAAGGTGGCGGTCTGGGTAAGGCGGTGTCGCTGGATGATTATCTGGTGCGCAATCTGCGCACCAAGCTGAGCCAGGAAACCGCCAAGATGGAACGTGGCCTGACTTGGCTGGCAACCACTGGCTCGGTTGCGCCATTTATTGGCTTGTTTGGCACGGTATGGGGTATTTATCACGCGCTGGTGGGGATTGCTACCAGCGGTAGCGCCTCGCTGAGCACAGTGGCGGCGCCAATTGGTGAAGCACTGGTGGCTACAGCGGCGGGCCTGGCTGTGGCGATCCCAGCAGTGATTGCTTACAACGCTTTTATCCGTACCAATCGCCGTTTTGCGCAGGAACTCGATGGTTTTACGCATGATCTGCATGCCCAGTTGCTAACGGAGGGCGGTCATGGCGTTCGGTAG
- a CDS encoding ExbD/TolR family protein, translated as MAFGSFSSDDAAPMAEINTTPLVDVMLVLLVVFIVTAPVMTHAVRVELPKASTTVVEQTKQPIKLTLQAEGGLLDDQKPVQPESLDARFAAAFAADPLTEVHLYADKTVQYERIAQTMAAAQRAGLTRIGLMTSGEGTAK; from the coding sequence ATGGCGTTCGGTAGTTTTTCTTCTGATGATGCGGCTCCCATGGCCGAGATCAATACCACCCCGCTGGTTGATGTGATGCTGGTGCTGTTGGTGGTGTTTATTGTGACTGCGCCAGTCATGACTCATGCCGTACGCGTTGAATTGCCCAAGGCCAGCACCACGGTGGTTGAGCAAACCAAGCAGCCAATCAAGCTGACGCTGCAAGCCGAAGGTGGCCTGCTCGACGATCAAAAGCCGGTACAGCCAGAAAGCCTGGATGCGCGTTTTGCCGCTGCCTTTGCCGCCGATCCGCTGACCGAAGTGCACTTGTACGCTGATAAAACCGTGCAGTACGAACGGATCGCACAAACCATGGCCGCAGCGCAGCGCGCTGGCTTGACCCGCATTGGTCTGATGACCAGCGGCGAGGGCACGGCTAAATAA